In Aspergillus luchuensis IFO 4308 DNA, chromosome 1, nearly complete sequence, the following are encoded in one genomic region:
- a CDS encoding uncharacterized protein (COG:S;~EggNog:ENOG410PPBB): protein MPPLSGEERILTVFADIHYYFAAPCPKPVHHRFDKGCYLYLYLNSALQKIRIEVANNPGTPEQDAFNGALDNIHLRHSTKFPTLCTVTVDGQVPSPPQGQPAFPPPPGAISSEWQLPGNDSPALFRLHTLDIYFWTTEDVNQFLDLVERHLSQSQIETDRHPFPPPPQSTVSSVVQQLENVAITDPGYQNGQTRNSQAEVVSNPVPSYQAITPPSNLPPPPPLGGLATTAQPVMPGIHSVASEQQDATPPEPTPAPLPYNPAAPPAPEPIRHREKTPPPEDAETGTGLAAAAAVDNGLAYPQSSQMPPGVAATATAPSATRGLSAPPPPPGPAPPYSMPGNYVPPGPPSAGLSSFPPSMPSPGLPSYSASFLSGESLSHPIGTNQSLPGPPPQQQQQQQQRMSFAPPPTDPNAHLYGGGGGGAGAGPTPGIYRTSTDSSSTSTPPMQLSLGGYSTFSYEQQGPKRSATVSGNEYNVHNQLYQPTAQESISPHQKYAKEAMVKPGDPHRPQYFVKSAYKVEHGVNRFLKKLEKKL from the exons ATGCCGCCGTTATCGGGTGAAGAGCGTATACTAACTGT CTTTGCGGATATTCACTATTACTTTGCAGCGCCATGTCCGAAGCCCGTCCATCACCGGTTTGATAAGGGCTgctatctatatctatatctcaACAGCGCTCTGCAAAAGATCAGGATTGAGGTCGCAAACAACCCGGGGACTCCGGAGCAGGATGCTTTCAATGGcg CTCTGgacaacatccacctccgaCATTCGACTAAATTCCCGACTCTCTGCACTGTGACCGTGGACGGACAGGTGCCGAGTCCACCCCAAGGCCAACCGGCATTTCCGCCGCCACCGGGCGCCATTTCAAGCGAATGGCAACTGCCTGGTAACGATTCACCGGCCCTATTCCGCCTGCACACTCTAGACATATACTTCTGGACGACGGAGGACGTCAATCAGTTCCTAGATCTGGTGGAGCGTCATCTCTCGCAGTCACAAATCGAGACAGACCGacatcccttcccccctccaccacaaaGCACCGTCAGTTCTGTTgtgcagcagctggaaaaCGTAGCCATCACCGATCCTGGCTACCAGAATGGACAGACTCGCAATTCTCAAGCCGAGGTTGTGTCTAACCCCGTGCCTAGCTACCAAGCCATCACACCACCGAGcaacctccctcctccccctccactaGGCGGCTTAGCGACAACTGCCCAGCCAGTCATGCCTGGAATTCATTCTGTAGCCAGCGAACAACAGGATGCTACTCCGCCGGAACCAACTCCCGCCCCTCTACCCTACAATCCCGCTGCACCCCCGGCGCCAGAGCCTATCAGACACCGAGAGAAAACCCCTCCCCCAGAGGACGCAGAGACAGGAACCGGCCTTgcggcagctgcagctgTCGACAACGGTCTTGCTTATCCTCAGTCCTCCCAAATGCCTCCGGGGGTAGCcgccacagcaacagcaccatcAGCAACAAGAGGTCTATCcgcccctccacctccaccaggGCCCGCCCCGCCCTACAGCATGCCTGGGAACTACGTGCCCCCTGGACCTCCGAGTGCTGGCCTCTCCTCATTCCCACCTTCCATGCCTAGCCCAGGTCTGCCCTCCTACTCTGCCTCGTTCCTATCAGGCGAGAGCCTCAGCCATCCAATCGGCACAAATCAGTCACTCCCAgggccaccaccacagcagcagcagcagcagcagcaacgcaTGTCCTTCGCCCCGCCTCCCACCGACCCCAATGCGCACCTCtacggcggaggcggaggcggagcaGGAGCGGGACCGACTCCCGGCATATACAGAACGTCAACCGACTCATCGTCGACATCTACCCCGCCAATGCAGTTGTCGCTAGGCGGATATTCGACCTTCTCGTATGAACAGCAGGGGCCCAAACGCAGCGCCACGGTGTCAGGGAACGAGTACAATGTTCACAATCAATTGTATCAGCCGACGGCGCAGGAGTCGATCTCCCCGCATCAGAAGTATGCCAAGGAGGCGATGGTCAAGCCGGGGGATCCGCATCGGCCGCAGTATTTTGTGAAGAGTGCGTATAAGGTGGAGCACGGGGTGAATCGGTtcttgaagaagttggagaagaagttgtaA
- a CDS encoding uncharacterized protein (COG:S;~EggNog:ENOG410PSWT) translates to MPSDSFASSVRSAESPLRISTSVDSLTNPSSSDSPLPSPIRHDQYPLLTSRFRHLSPKRAAIMNETGGHPGVRNLLARFENNQNNTTSPPSRGRSPAGSEHSATARPLSKVRASFIAVDGATQPNPVAGLRSVSGRSDSPAAPSRVRSFNSEDFEGGLRSPLSVSPTSNGFPQKITEQPVAASDTSQNDVSEKVEPAPVEPEKPSEEVIEETPAPAAPPAATPAPASPIKASKVSTPKPTPTKTVTKRPSTIQVGKTAPKPASKSPAQPRTPTSPAKTEDKTTRTTRAVRPTATKTATLEAPKVAHKPSRTSLNTATKPVTKPARPSVPARDLTKPTASTASRTTKAAANPTRPASTTASTSSTAKKTTTSTLTRKPSTLKSSTTATQKRAITPTASTARKPSSRTSPPSGSERPHSRVSNTSSRPVDEGFLARMMRPTASSASKTHDKVEVKSPPRATKPARAPRRVPSKLDTRTSRPTKVEQGKPLEKPAPEAKAEQPVEVVSEAPAVPEKPVEVVEEAPAQEPVLEPVQEPVETSVEPEAEAAAPVAEAAPEVDATEVAEAAEEQATDLPAVAETEPVAEATVPAEEPAIEVPETKEVTEPEAPAKEATEASTEVVAEAPEVVEAQSGEVDVDMGKLSLN, encoded by the coding sequence ATGCCCTCCGATTCCTTCGCTTCATCCGTGCGAAGCGCTGAATCTCCTCTTCGCATCTCCACCTCCGTCGATTCTTTGACCAACCCCTCGAGCTCCgattctcccctccccagtcCCATCCGTCACGATCAATACCCTCTACTGACCTCCCGCTTCCGCCACTTGTCGCCCAAACGAGCCGCCATCATGAACGAGACAGGCGGCCATCCTGGTGTGCGCAACCTTCTCGCTAGGTTCGAGAACAACCAGAACAACactacttcccctccctcccgcGGTCGATCTCCCGCTGGCTCCGAGCATTCCGCAACTGCCAGACCCTTGTCCAAGGTGCGCGCTAGCTTCATCGCTGTCGATGGAGCCACCCAGCCGAACCCTGTCGCAGGGCTTCGCAGCGTGAGTGGTCGCAGCGATAGCCCTGCTGCTCCCTCTCGGGTCAGGAGCTTCAATTCGGAGGATTTCGAGGGTGGCTTGAGAAGTCCGTTGTCTGTGTCACCAACCAGCAACGGCTTCCCTCAGAAGATCACCGAACAGCCCGTTGCGGCCTCGGACACATCGCAGAATGATGTGTCTGAGAAAGTTGAGCCTGCCCCGGTAGAGCCCGAAAAGCCCTCAGAAGAGGTCATCGAGGAGACCCCTGcacctgctgctcctcctgctgctacGCCAGCCCCAGCTTCTCCTATTAAGGCCAGCAAGGTCTCCACCCCTAAGCCGACGCCGACCAAGACAGTCACAAAGCGACCATCCACTATCCAGGTGGGAAAGACGGCACCCAAGCCTGCTTCCAAGTCGCCAGCGCAACCCCGTACCCCCACCTCTCCCGCCAAAACCGAGGACAAGACTACTCGGACTACACGGGCGGTCCGGCCGACGGCGACGAAGACTGCGACCCTCGAAGCCCCCAAGGTCGCACACAAGCCGAGCCGGACATCCCTGAACACTGCGACGAAGCCCGTCACCAAGCCTGCACGGCCCTCTGTGCCTGCTCGCGACCTGACGAAGCCGACAGCCTCGACCGCATCTCGCACCACCAAAGCGGCCGCCAACCCCACTCGCCCGGCTTCGACAACGGCGTCGACTTCGTCTACCGCCAAGAAGACCACCACGTCTACTCTGACCCGCAAGCCGTCCACTCTGAAGAGCTCGACCACTGCAACCCAGAAGCGCGCGATCACTCCGACCGCTTCCACCGCGCGCAAGCCGTCGTCTCGTACCTCCCCTCCTAGCGGAAGCGAACGCCCTCATTCCCGTGTGAGCAACACGAGTTCCAGACCGGTTGACGAGGGATTCCTGGCTCGCATGATGCGCCCCACAGCTAGCTCTGCTAGTAAGACGCACGACAAGGTTGAGGTCAAGAGCCCTCCGCGGGCCACCAAGCCGGCCCGGGCGCCTAGACGAGTTCCCTCTAAGCTGGATACCCGCACGTCCCGTCCGACCAAGGTCGAGCAAGGCAAGCCGCTGGAGAAGCCTGCGCCTGAGGCGAAGGCCGAGCAGCCGGTCGAGGTCGTTTCTGAGGCCCCTGCTGTCCCAGAGAAGCCTGTTGAGGTTGTCGAGGAAGCTCCCGCGCAGGAGCCTGTGCTGGAACCCGTTCAGGAGCCCGTTGAGACCTCCGTCGAGcctgaagctgaagctgcCGCTCCCGTCGCCGAGGCTGCCCCTGAAGTCGATGCTACCGAGGTTGCTGAAGCCGCTGAGGAACAAGCTACCGACCTCCCTGCGGTTGCTGAGACTGAGCCCGTTGCTGAGGCCACCGTGCCGGCGGAAGAGCCAGCCATTGAGGTGCCCGAGACTAAGGAGGTCACTGAGCCCGAAGCTCCTGCTAAGGAAGCTACTGAGGCTTCTACTGAGGTTGTCGCCGAGGCTCCTGAGGTTGTCGAGGCCCAGTCGGGCGAGGTTGATGTTGACATGGGCAAGCTCTCTCTCAACTGA
- a CDS encoding mitochondrial 37S ribosomal protein uS8m (BUSCO:EOG092650I8;~COG:J;~EggNog:ENOG410PPXD;~InterPro:IPR035987,IPR000630;~PFAM:PF00410;~go_component: GO:0005840 - ribosome [Evidence IEA];~go_function: GO:0003735 - structural constituent of ribosome [Evidence IEA];~go_process: GO:0006412 - translation [Evidence IEA]), translated as MSLVNLAHVCSHLNNACKARLGLTSIPNSKLHLKLALALQNDGYLSSVVRGGPTPPPVHPILGNPNPIDEVEGIEPVTQSNVATRRLWLGLKYWQSEPVLGKLSMVSKPTRRVTIDVAGLRRVIRGERDNTVEGIRSPGESLYISTDRGILEARECVEKKLGGLVLCRIR; from the coding sequence ATGTCTCTCGTCAACCTCGCCCACGTCTGCTCGCACCTGAACAATGCCTGCAAAGCCCGTCTCGgcctcacctccatccccaactcCAAGCTCCACCTGAAACTCGCCCTCGCGCTCCAAAACGATGGCTACCTCTCCTCCGTCGTCCGCGGAGGCCCGACTCCTCCCCCTGTACACCCTATCCTCGGCAACCCGAACCCAATCGATGAGGTCGAAGGCATCGAGCCCGTGACTCAAAGTAACGTCGCTACCCGACGACTCTGGCTTGGTCTGAAGTACTGGCAGAGCGAGCCCGTGCTGGGCAAGTTGAGCATGGTTAGCAAGCCGACACGACGAGTGACGATCGATGTGGCTGGTCTGCGTCGGGTGATTCGCGGTGAGCGGGATAACACTGTTGAGGGTATTCGCTCGCCTGGTGAGAGCTTGTATATCTCTACGGACCGGGGTATCTTGGAAGCTAGAGAAtgtgtggagaagaagctgggtgGTTTGGTCTTGTGCCGTATTCGCTAA
- a CDS encoding DJ-1/PfpI family protein (COG:S;~EggNog:ENOG410PNEI;~InterPro:IPR002818,IPR029062;~PFAM:PF01965) yields MTDSPTTTTTTSPPPPPPRLRIGVLLFPGFQALDVFGPLDVLNVLSWSTNTNTPDTLPSPTPPISLTLLSTTLTPISTLPPSLPNALSQSILPTATLTSSPPLDVLLIPGGWGTRAPLPEHIEYIRSVYPSLKYLLTVCTGGKLAARAGVLDGKRATTNKNDWESVVRDAPRVEWVREARWVVDKSAGVEVWSSAGVSAGVDLMFAWVESIWGEEVAGRVERVLEFRRWREGGRDPFVC; encoded by the exons ATGACAG actctcccaccaccacaacaactacatcaccaccaccaccaccaccacgcctCCGCATCggcgtcctcctcttcccggGCTTCCAAGCCCTCGACGTCTTCGGTCCCCTCGACGTCCTCAACGTCCTCTCCTggtccaccaacaccaacaccccagataccctcccctccccaactccACCCATATCCctaaccctcctctccaccaccctcacccccatatccaccctccccccctccctccccaacgcCCTCTCCCAATCCATCCTCCCAACAGCAACCCtcacctcctctccgccgctcgacgtcctcctcatccccggAGGCTGGGGCACTCGCGCCCCGCTCCCCGAACACATCGAGTACATACGCTCCGTCTACCCGTCCCTCAAGTACCTGTTGACTGTGTGTACGGGGGGGAAGTTAGCTGCGAGGGCGGGAGTGCTGGATGGGAAGAGGGCTACGACGAATAAGAATGATTGGGAGAGTGTGGTCAGGGATGCTCCCCGCGTGGAGTGGGTGAGGGAGGCGAGGTGGGTGGTTGATAAGTCTGCTGGGGTAGAGGTGTGGAGTTCGGCTGGTGTGAGTGCCGGTGTGGATTTGATGTTTGCGTGGGTGGAGAGtatttggggggaggaggttgcggGGAGGGTTGAGAGGGTGTTGGAGTTtagaaggtggagggagggggggagggatccTTTTGTTTGTTAA